The following are from one region of the Streptomyces decoyicus genome:
- the ybeY gene encoding rRNA maturation RNase YbeY: protein MSIDVNNESGTDIDEQAILDVARYAVARMRIHPLSELSVIVVDAEAMEQLHIQWMDLPGPTDVMSFPMDELRPPAKDDEEPPQGLLGDIVLCPEVAKKQGEDAPTGHSMDEELQLLTVHGVLHLLGYDHEEPDEKAEMFGLQAAIIDGWRTEQGLTGPSPAPTVT, encoded by the coding sequence ATGTCCATCGACGTCAACAACGAGTCCGGCACGGACATCGACGAGCAGGCCATCCTGGATGTCGCCCGCTACGCCGTCGCCCGGATGCGTATCCACCCGCTCTCCGAGCTGTCCGTGATTGTCGTGGACGCCGAGGCCATGGAGCAGCTGCACATCCAATGGATGGACCTGCCGGGGCCGACCGATGTCATGTCCTTCCCGATGGACGAGCTGCGTCCGCCGGCCAAGGACGACGAGGAGCCCCCGCAGGGGCTCCTCGGTGACATCGTGCTGTGCCCGGAGGTCGCCAAGAAGCAGGGCGAGGACGCCCCGACCGGACACAGCATGGACGAGGAGCTCCAGCTGCTCACCGTCCACGGCGTGCTCCACCTCCTCGGCTACGACCACGAGGAGCCGGACGAGAAGGCCGAGATGTTCGGCCTTCAGGCGGCGATCATCGACGGCTGGCGGACCGAGCAGGGCCTGACCGGCCCCTCGCCGGCTCCCACCGTGACCTGA
- a CDS encoding hemolysin family protein yields the protein MTTQLIAVAVLLVVIAWLAACAEAGLARTTSFRAEEAVRSGRRGSAKLAAVAADPTRYLNVALLVRVGCEMAAGVLVTYACLRSFDKTWQALTVATAVMVLVSYVAVGVSPRTIGRQHPLNTATAAAYVLLPLARIMGPVPQLLILLGNALTPGKGFRKGPFASEAELRSLVDLAEKESLIEDEERRMVHSVFQLGDTLVREVMVPRTDLVAVERFKTIRQALTLALRSGFSRIPVTGENEDDVVGVVYLKDLARKVHISRDAENELVSTAMRPAVFVPDTKNAGDLLREMQQDRNHVAVVIDEYGGTAGIVTIEDILEEIVGEITDEYDRELPPVEELGDGRYRVTSRLDIGDLGELYGLAELDDEDVETVGGLLAKLLGRVPIAGATAEVDLSDDASDPGLKALRLTAESPAGRRNKIITVLCEPVRSEGASASEEPWAGGRTAG from the coding sequence ATGACCACCCAGCTGATCGCGGTCGCGGTCCTGCTCGTCGTGATCGCCTGGCTCGCCGCCTGCGCGGAGGCCGGCCTGGCCCGTACGACCAGTTTCCGGGCCGAGGAAGCCGTCCGCTCCGGCCGCCGCGGCAGTGCCAAGCTCGCCGCCGTCGCCGCCGACCCCACCCGCTATCTCAACGTCGCGCTGCTGGTGCGGGTCGGCTGTGAGATGGCCGCCGGTGTCCTGGTCACCTACGCCTGTCTGCGTTCCTTCGACAAGACGTGGCAGGCGCTGACCGTCGCCACCGCCGTGATGGTGCTGGTCTCCTACGTCGCCGTCGGCGTCTCGCCGCGGACCATCGGCCGCCAGCACCCGCTGAACACCGCCACCGCCGCCGCCTATGTGCTGCTGCCGCTGGCCCGCATCATGGGCCCGGTCCCGCAGCTGCTGATCCTCCTCGGCAACGCCCTCACGCCCGGCAAGGGCTTCCGCAAGGGCCCGTTCGCCTCCGAGGCCGAGCTGCGCTCGCTGGTCGACCTCGCGGAGAAGGAGTCGCTGATCGAGGACGAGGAGCGCCGGATGGTGCACTCCGTCTTCCAGCTCGGCGACACCCTCGTCCGCGAGGTGATGGTGCCGCGGACGGACCTGGTCGCCGTCGAGCGCTTCAAGACCATCCGCCAGGCGCTGACCCTCGCTCTGCGCTCCGGTTTCTCCCGTATCCCGGTGACCGGCGAGAACGAGGACGACGTCGTCGGCGTGGTCTACCTCAAGGACCTCGCCCGCAAGGTCCACATCAGCCGCGACGCCGAGAACGAGCTGGTCTCCACGGCCATGCGCCCCGCCGTCTTCGTCCCCGACACCAAGAATGCCGGTGATCTGCTGCGCGAAATGCAGCAGGACCGCAATCATGTCGCGGTGGTCATCGATGAATACGGCGGCACCGCCGGAATTGTCACCATCGAGGACATCCTGGAAGAGATCGTCGGCGAGATCACCGATGAATACGACCGTGAACTGCCGCCCGTCGAGGAGCTCGGCGACGGCCGCTATCGCGTCACCTCCCGGCTGGACATCGGTGACCTCGGCGAGCTGTACGGGCTGGCCGAGCTGGACGACGAGGACGTCGAAACGGTCGGCGGCCTGCTCGCCAAGCTCCTCGGCCGGGTCCCGATCGCCGGTGCCACCGCCGAGGTCGACCTCTCCGATGACGCCTCCGACCCGGGCCTGAAGGCGCTCCGGCTGACCGCGGAGTCACCGGCAGGACGCCGCAACAAGATCATCACGGTGCTGTGCGAGCCGGTGCGGTCCGAGGGCGCGAGCGCGTCCGAGGAGCCCTGGGCGGGCGGCCGCACCGCCGGCTGA
- a CDS encoding PhoH family protein produces MTQTPTQPQARAQFTVPAKHPMVTVLGSGDSLLRVIEKAFPATDIHVRGNEVSAVGDAGEVALVQRLFDEMMLVLRTGQPMTEDAVERSIAMLRAAEDGEGAVSETPAEVLTQNILSNRGRTIRPKTLNQKRYVDAIDEHTVVFGIGPAGTGKTYLAMAKAVQALQAKQVNRIILTRPAVEAGERLGFLPGTLYEKIDPYLRPLYDALHDMLDPDSIPRLMAAGTIEVAPLAYMRGRTLNDAFIILDEAQNTNPEQMKMFLTRLGFESKIVITGDVTQVDLPGGTKSGLRQVREILDGVDDVHFSLLTSQDVVRHKLVGRIVDAYEKYDSLNGK; encoded by the coding sequence ATGACTCAGACACCCACGCAACCGCAGGCGCGCGCCCAGTTCACCGTCCCGGCCAAACACCCGATGGTCACGGTCCTGGGATCCGGAGACTCCCTTCTGCGCGTGATCGAAAAAGCCTTCCCGGCGACCGACATCCATGTCCGGGGCAATGAAGTCAGCGCTGTCGGCGACGCCGGGGAGGTCGCCCTCGTCCAGCGCCTTTTCGACGAGATGATGCTGGTGCTCCGCACCGGACAACCGATGACGGAGGACGCAGTGGAACGCTCCATCGCCATGCTGCGCGCGGCGGAGGACGGCGAGGGAGCGGTCAGTGAGACGCCCGCCGAGGTGCTCACCCAGAACATCCTGTCCAACCGTGGCCGCACGATCCGGCCCAAGACGCTCAACCAGAAGCGCTATGTCGACGCCATCGACGAGCACACGGTCGTCTTCGGCATCGGCCCGGCCGGCACCGGCAAGACCTACCTCGCGATGGCCAAGGCCGTGCAGGCGCTCCAGGCCAAGCAGGTCAACCGCATCATCCTGACCCGCCCCGCGGTCGAGGCCGGCGAGCGGCTGGGCTTCCTGCCCGGCACCCTCTACGAGAAGATCGACCCGTATCTGCGTCCGCTCTACGACGCGCTGCACGACATGCTCGACCCCGACTCCATCCCGCGCCTGATGGCCGCGGGCACGATCGAGGTCGCCCCGCTGGCGTATATGCGCGGCCGGACGCTCAATGACGCGTTCATCATTCTCGACGAGGCGCAGAACACCAATCCCGAGCAGATGAAGATGTTCCTCACCCGCCTCGGGTTCGAATCGAAGATCGTCATCACCGGCGATGTCACCCAGGTGGACCTGCCCGGCGGCACGAAGAGCGGTCTGCGCCAGGTCCGGGAGATCCTGGACGGCGTCGACGATGTGCATTTCTCCCTGCTCACCAGCCAGGACGTGGTCCGCCACAAGCTGGTCGGCCGTATCGTCGACGCCTACGAGAAGTACGACAGCCTCAACGGCAAGTGA